Proteins encoded by one window of Flavobacteriales bacterium:
- a CDS encoding PQQ-binding-like beta-propeller repeat protein: protein MGIQAYDYKTGSQLWAAAFDFTPTKTIGKPGGNVKAWGVYGAVAEPLVVGRDVYVLDMGNRKNQYLKKYDINSGRLLWTSPEIKGAKAIPNMYLIDDVVVLQIGGAVELQYITHTKDSDGNITIRHIISTKNVKPTGVQAFSASDGKAMWDSERFKKGITNMMESDGSVIVCSGKALYKMDVKTGAEQYEVDVKADGIGLTEMILPWKDQIIIVSDKGVSSHNVSDGQLKAVNKYKKSGMEQILDNKLIMKTSKDDIACYDLDSIKYREYNARKGAVSHLMEQGKYVYVYEKKTLTKLSTD, encoded by the coding sequence GTATGGGCATACAGGCCTATGATTACAAGACCGGGTCCCAGCTATGGGCAGCGGCCTTTGATTTCACCCCGACCAAGACCATCGGTAAACCGGGTGGTAATGTCAAAGCATGGGGGGTCTATGGTGCCGTGGCCGAACCCTTGGTCGTTGGCCGGGATGTCTATGTACTCGATATGGGAAATCGCAAAAACCAATACCTGAAGAAATATGATATCAACTCCGGTCGATTGCTCTGGACCTCTCCAGAGATCAAAGGGGCCAAGGCCATTCCTAACATGTATCTGATCGATGATGTGGTGGTATTACAGATCGGTGGAGCTGTAGAGTTGCAGTATATCACCCATACCAAAGACAGCGATGGAAACATCACTATAAGACATATTATAAGTACCAAGAATGTGAAGCCTACAGGAGTGCAGGCCTTCAGTGCGTCTGATGGTAAAGCCATGTGGGATTCAGAACGATTCAAAAAGGGAATCACCAATATGATGGAGTCCGATGGCAGTGTGATCGTATGCAGCGGTAAAGCACTCTATAAGATGGATGTAAAGACCGGAGCCGAACAATATGAGGTGGATGTCAAGGCCGATGGCATCGGATTGACGGAGATGATCCTACCTTGGAAAGACCAGATCATCATAGTATCCGACAAAGGAGTAAGTAGCCACAATGTTTCGGATGGTCAGCTCAAAGCGGTCAACAAATACAAGAAATCGGGCATGGAACAGATTCTCGATAATAAGCTCATCATGAAGACGTCCAAAGATGATATCGCCTGCTATGATCTGGATTCAATCAAATACAGGGAATACAACGCCCGTAAAGGTGCCGTAAGTCATCTAATGGAACAGGGCAAGTATGTGTATGTCTACGAAAAGAAGACCCT